The Nocardioides sp. S-1144 genome includes a region encoding these proteins:
- a CDS encoding sensor histidine kinase, with protein MPDGRPRSPARIDVTTWSDVGSRDAMALVAASVAEMVGFEIAIISVVVGEHMYSISVEGSNDATDAMAGVATPISLVLPELERADDWGRFRFVPHDRIADGDTAVGWIPQMETVDAVDAWHPLDLLLAPLYDEGGRMIGVLSIDVPISGRRPDVTQRHLLERYAAQAERTLRMAIEREELAERIRLAEAARRVVRFATSQDDLESVLDDCRDPLLEGLRADYLEIRTYSTPELPGAGSPSSGLAHELKETIRAVARRCWTEQRVLLSGPDIERDPLLDDQTHARLAEAVALLGLGSAMVVPLGSGRASLGHLVLGRKDPAMRWSPDERAGALDIARDIGQAVVNSRNLAREQRLVGELRQLAAYKSQVLSTVSHELKNPLTAVSGYVEILEGDPGITGSGRRSLGALDRAARRMGRLVDDLLELSEVEDPEAAVPSEVMDVRPMVDGALELLRTAASRRDLDVRVDAPGHPVLACCSPADLERVLTNLVSNAVKYTPRGRAVTVRVVEHPDVVELAVADDGIGISEADQQRLFTEFFRSTNPDAVAQPGTGLGLTISARIVERHGGRIEVESELGEGSTFRVFLPRPDAA; from the coding sequence GTGCCGGACGGCCGCCCCCGTTCCCCCGCGCGCATCGACGTCACCACGTGGTCCGACGTCGGCTCCCGCGACGCCATGGCACTGGTGGCTGCCTCGGTGGCGGAGATGGTCGGGTTCGAGATCGCGATCATCAGCGTGGTCGTGGGCGAGCACATGTACTCCATCTCGGTCGAGGGCAGCAACGACGCCACCGACGCCATGGCCGGGGTCGCGACGCCGATCTCGCTCGTGCTGCCCGAGCTCGAGCGCGCCGACGACTGGGGCCGCTTCCGCTTCGTGCCGCACGACCGGATCGCGGACGGCGACACCGCGGTCGGCTGGATCCCGCAGATGGAGACCGTCGACGCCGTCGACGCCTGGCACCCGCTCGACCTGCTCCTGGCCCCGCTGTACGACGAGGGCGGCCGGATGATCGGCGTGCTGTCGATCGACGTCCCGATCTCGGGCCGGCGGCCCGACGTCACCCAGCGCCACCTGCTCGAGCGGTACGCCGCGCAGGCCGAGCGCACGCTGCGGATGGCCATCGAGCGCGAGGAGCTGGCCGAGCGGATCCGGCTGGCCGAGGCCGCGCGCCGGGTGGTGCGGTTCGCGACGTCGCAGGACGACCTGGAGAGCGTGCTCGACGACTGCCGCGACCCGCTGCTCGAGGGGCTGCGCGCCGACTACCTCGAGATCCGCACCTACTCCACGCCGGAGCTTCCGGGTGCCGGGTCGCCGTCGTCCGGGCTGGCCCACGAGCTGAAGGAGACCATCCGCGCCGTGGCGCGCCGCTGCTGGACCGAGCAGCGGGTGCTGCTGAGCGGGCCCGACATCGAGCGCGACCCGCTGCTCGACGACCAGACCCACGCCCGGCTGGCCGAGGCCGTCGCCCTGCTCGGCCTCGGCTCGGCGATGGTGGTGCCGCTCGGGTCCGGCCGCGCCAGCCTCGGCCACCTGGTGCTCGGTCGCAAGGACCCCGCCATGCGGTGGAGCCCCGACGAGCGGGCCGGCGCGCTCGACATCGCCCGCGACATCGGCCAGGCCGTGGTGAACTCCCGCAACCTGGCCCGCGAGCAGCGCCTGGTCGGCGAGCTGCGGCAGCTGGCGGCGTACAAGTCGCAGGTGCTCTCGACGGTGTCGCACGAGCTGAAGAACCCCCTGACCGCGGTCTCCGGCTACGTCGAGATCCTGGAGGGCGACCCCGGGATCACCGGCTCCGGACGACGCTCCCTCGGCGCCCTCGACCGGGCCGCGCGCCGGATGGGCCGGCTGGTCGACGACCTGCTCGAGCTCTCCGAGGTCGAGGACCCCGAGGCGGCCGTGCCGTCGGAGGTGATGGACGTGCGCCCGATGGTCGACGGCGCCCTCGAGCTGCTCCGGACCGCCGCGAGCCGGCGCGACCTCGACGTCCGCGTCGACGCGCCCGGGCACCCGGTGCTCGCGTGCTGCTCGCCGGCGGACCTCGAGCGGGTGCTGACCAACCTGGTGAGCAACGCGGTGAAGTACACCCCTCGCGGACGCGCGGTCACCGTCCGCGTCGTCGAGCACCCCGACGTCGTCGAGCTCGCGGTGGCCGACGACGGCATCGGGATCTCGGAGGCCGACCAGCAGCGGCTGTTCACCGAGTTCTTCCGCTCCACCAACCCCGACGCCGTGGCCCAGCCCGGCACCGGACTCGGGCTGACCATCAGCGCCCGGATCGTCGAGCGGCACGGCGGCCGGATCGAGGTCGAGTCCGAGCTCGGCGAGGGCAGCACGTTCCGGGTCTTCCTCCCCCGGCCCGACGCCGCCTGA
- a CDS encoding FAD/NAD(P)-binding protein — protein MSVAPLQVPSRTQDPRSVHRTAIIGGGASGVLTAIQLLSSSDNPHLRVEIHEASGIVGRGIAYGTNDPHHLLNVRSRHMSAFADVPSDLIDWARATGRSQDPQAFLPRLDFATYLQDRLASVADYRLSIRAGRVDDVVPHTDRHGAGFDIHAQDVVTHADSVVLAYGNRRPQPLVIDGDALPAAPWHLADPWNLAGLRMLPDDATIVVVGTGLTAVDTVITLLEEGPGRRVVMVSRHGLLPHQHVAQLSTAWVQPVPEGPLTADLLAEHVTEQVAAAAAQGVGWRAVVDGLRAATPSLWKRLPIEERRRFLAVHAREWETRRHRMAPEVAERIRVYADDGRLSVLGGGLLSIADRGATCQVRIAGVATPLVAGAVVNCTGPSTDITRSDDPLLLALRERGLVRPDPLLLGIDTTDEGRLVGDDGTVAPGLFAVGPPRKGTLWESTAIPEIRGQAADVARGILGLTGARRVDTAAAPA, from the coding sequence ATGTCTGTCGCGCCACTCCAGGTCCCGTCCCGCACGCAGGACCCCCGGTCCGTCCACCGGACGGCGATCATCGGCGGCGGGGCCAGCGGCGTCCTGACCGCGATCCAGCTGCTCTCCAGCAGCGACAACCCGCACCTGCGGGTCGAGATCCACGAGGCCAGCGGGATCGTCGGGCGGGGCATCGCCTACGGCACCAACGACCCGCACCACCTGCTCAACGTCCGCTCGCGGCACATGAGCGCGTTCGCCGACGTCCCGTCGGACCTCATCGACTGGGCGCGCGCGACCGGGCGCAGCCAGGACCCGCAGGCCTTCCTCCCGCGGCTGGACTTCGCGACCTACCTCCAGGACCGGCTCGCCTCCGTGGCCGACTACCGGCTCAGCATCCGCGCCGGCCGGGTCGACGACGTCGTGCCGCACACCGACCGCCACGGGGCGGGGTTCGACATCCACGCCCAGGACGTCGTCACCCACGCCGACAGCGTGGTGCTCGCCTACGGCAACCGCCGTCCGCAGCCCCTCGTGATCGACGGCGACGCGCTCCCGGCGGCGCCCTGGCACCTGGCCGACCCGTGGAACCTCGCCGGGCTGCGGATGCTGCCCGACGACGCGACGATCGTCGTCGTCGGCACCGGCCTGACGGCGGTCGACACCGTCATCACCCTGCTCGAGGAGGGCCCGGGCCGCCGGGTGGTGATGGTCAGCCGCCACGGCCTCCTCCCGCACCAGCACGTCGCCCAGCTCTCGACCGCGTGGGTCCAGCCGGTGCCGGAGGGCCCGCTGACCGCCGACCTGCTCGCCGAGCACGTGACCGAGCAGGTCGCGGCGGCCGCCGCCCAGGGCGTCGGCTGGCGCGCCGTCGTCGACGGGCTGCGCGCCGCGACGCCGTCGCTGTGGAAGCGGCTGCCGATCGAGGAGCGGCGCCGCTTCCTCGCCGTGCACGCCCGCGAGTGGGAGACCCGCCGGCACCGGATGGCGCCCGAGGTCGCCGAGCGGATCCGCGTCTACGCCGACGACGGCCGCCTCAGCGTGCTCGGCGGCGGCCTGCTCTCGATCGCCGACCGCGGTGCCACCTGCCAGGTCCGGATCGCCGGCGTCGCCACCCCGCTCGTCGCCGGCGCGGTCGTGAACTGCACCGGCCCGTCGACCGACATCACCCGCAGCGACGACCCGCTGCTGCTCGCCCTCCGCGAGCGCGGCCTGGTCCGTCCCGACCCGCTGCTGCTCGGCATCGACACCACCGACGAGGGCCGCCTGGTCGGCGACGACGGCACCGTGGCGCCCGGGCTGTTCGCCGTCGGCCCGCCGCGCAAGGGCACCCTGTGGGAGTCGACCGCGATCCCGGAGATCCGGGGTCAGGCCGCCGACGTCGCCCGCGGCATCCTCGGCCTCACGGGGGCCCGCCGGGTCGACACCGCGGCCGCGCCCGCCTGA
- a CDS encoding dipeptidase, protein MTAASDAIRAQVTDLMPGIRRDLEDLVRIESVSADPARAAEVQRSAEAVAELLRAERFASVDIVSADGGAPAVIAHKPGPDGAPTVLLYAHHDVQPENDHADWDSPPFEPTERGERLYARGAADDKAGIAAHLGALRVFGDDLPVSVTMFIEGEEEVGSDTLPALLAQHQEALRADVIVIADSGNWDIGEPALTTSLRGLVRVDVEVRTLTHAVHSGMWGGLVPDGIMALTRLLSSLYDDEGALAIEGLHSGPAADVEYPEVRLRAESGAAPGVDWIGRGPVVERLWTQPALTITGLDAPRVDGASNTLTPAARARLSLRVAPGDTTENALARLTAHLEQHVPWGAGLTVTTVDTGEATSIEATGPAYDAARAAFTEAWDGTEPVDMGVGGSIPFIAEFLEAFPEASVLVTGVEDPDTRAHGANEGLHLAEFEKVVLAEAFLLRNLGAL, encoded by the coding sequence ATGACTGCTGCGAGCGACGCCATCCGTGCCCAGGTGACCGACCTCATGCCGGGCATCCGGCGCGACCTCGAGGACCTCGTGCGGATCGAGTCGGTCAGCGCCGACCCGGCCCGCGCGGCCGAGGTGCAGCGCAGCGCGGAGGCCGTCGCCGAGCTGCTGCGCGCCGAACGCTTCGCCAGCGTCGACATCGTCTCGGCCGACGGTGGTGCCCCGGCCGTGATCGCCCACAAGCCCGGCCCCGACGGCGCGCCGACGGTGCTGCTCTACGCCCACCACGACGTCCAGCCGGAGAACGACCACGCCGACTGGGACAGCCCGCCGTTCGAGCCGACCGAGCGGGGCGAGCGCCTGTACGCCCGCGGCGCGGCCGACGACAAGGCCGGCATCGCCGCCCACCTCGGCGCGCTCCGCGTGTTCGGCGACGACCTCCCGGTCAGCGTCACGATGTTCATCGAGGGCGAGGAGGAGGTCGGCTCCGACACCCTCCCGGCGCTGCTGGCCCAGCACCAGGAGGCGCTGCGCGCCGACGTCATCGTGATCGCCGACTCCGGGAACTGGGACATCGGCGAGCCGGCGCTGACCACCAGCCTGCGCGGTCTCGTGCGGGTCGACGTGGAGGTGCGCACCCTCACCCACGCCGTGCACTCCGGCATGTGGGGCGGCCTGGTGCCCGACGGGATCATGGCCCTGACCCGCCTGCTGTCCTCCCTGTACGACGACGAGGGGGCCCTGGCGATCGAGGGCCTGCACAGCGGTCCGGCGGCCGACGTCGAGTACCCCGAGGTGCGCCTGCGGGCCGAGAGTGGCGCGGCGCCCGGCGTCGACTGGATCGGCCGCGGCCCGGTCGTGGAGCGGCTGTGGACCCAGCCGGCCCTCACCATCACCGGTCTCGACGCCCCCCGGGTCGACGGCGCCAGCAACACCCTGACGCCGGCCGCCCGCGCCCGGCTCAGCCTGCGCGTCGCCCCCGGCGACACCACCGAGAACGCCCTCGCCCGGCTGACGGCCCACCTGGAGCAGCACGTCCCGTGGGGCGCCGGCCTGACCGTCACGACCGTCGACACCGGCGAGGCGACCTCGATCGAGGCCACCGGACCCGCCTACGACGCCGCGCGCGCGGCCTTCACCGAGGCCTGGGACGGCACCGAGCCGGTCGACATGGGCGTCGGTGGCTCGATCCCCTTCATCGCCGAGTTCCTCGAGGCGTTCCCCGAGGCCAGCGTGCTCGTCACCGGCGTCGAGGACCCCGACACCCGCGCCCACGGCGCCAACGAGGGACTGCACCTCGCGGAGTTCGAGAAGGTCGTGCTCGCCGAGGCGTTCCTGCTGCGCAACCTCGGCGCCCTCTAG